A stretch of DNA from Anaerolineae bacterium:
TTTAGGGGACACCCCCAAAGTCCCCCGTTGTAGGGCGATCAGAAGTTACAGACGAGGCGAACGAACCCGGAGAACCTGTTTTCTCTGCTCGATTATAGAAAGGAAAACCCAGAACCTCTTTCTTTGGTTTTTCAAAATTCGCCAACGGGACGGGCGCTTATAACACAGAATACTCCAGGAGTCCATCAATTTGAGCCACAATTTCCTGGTCGGTGAAGTGAAGGGCAGTTATAGCGTGAGCGGGACAGGTAGCAACGCAGGTCCCGCAGCCCTGACACAAAGCTGGATTAACTTCGGCTTTGCCCCGGATGTTGCGGGATATCGCCGAATAAGGGCAAACCGGAAGGCACTCTTCACAGCCCACACACGCCGCTTCATTCACAACGGCAACGGTGGGTGAAATGAGGACTTCTCCTTCGTTGAAGAGCTTCACTACTTCCATAGCCGCAGCTTCGGCGTGGGCTATCGTATCGGGGATGTCACGGGGACCCTGACAGGCACCAGCTAAGAATACGCCCGCCGTGGCGGTCTCTACAGGCCTGAGTTTGGGGTGAGCCTCCGCAAACCAGCCGTCCGGGGTTCGTCCCAGCCGGAAAAGTGCCGCCACCCGTTCAGCATCAGGCTGAGGTTCCATGGCTGTGGCTAAGATTACCATATCCACATCCACGAAGACCAGTTTCCCAAGGTTAGCATCTTCTCCCTTTACCCGGAGTTTGCCGTTAGGGAGAACTTCTACTTCAGCACCCCGGCCCCGGACAAAGATCACCCCCTCTTCCTGGACCCGTTCGTAAAACTCTTCGTAGCCTTTTCCAAAGGCCCGCATGTCCATGTAGAATTCGTAAACTTCAGCGCCAGTATATTCCCGCACTTGATGGGCATGTTTGAGGGAATACATGCAGCAGATACGGGAGCAGTAAGGGTGAGCATTCACATCCCTGCTTCCCACACAGTGGATTATAGCTACCCGCTCCGGTTTTTTCCCCTCGGCAGTGAGGATTTCCCCACCTGTAGGCCCCGTGCCGCTGACGAGCCTTTCAAATTGCAATCCAGTAATGATGTTGGGAGAAAGGCCATAGGAATACTGCGGAAGTTTGGCGGGGTCCCAAAGGGCAAAACCCGTCGCTACCACAATGGCCCCCACATTCAGTTCCAGAATCTGGTCCTGCTGTTCGTAATCAATGGCCCCAGCGGGGCAGAGCTTCTCGCAAGCTTTGCATCGGCCTTGGGTGAACCAAAGGCAGTTTTCCCGGTCAATTACAGGGATGTTGGGGACAGCCTGGGCAAACGGACGATATATAGCCTTTCGCTTGCCCATTCCCGCCTGAAAAGCGTTATCCACCACTTTGACCGGGCATTTTTCCTCACATATTCCACATCCGGTGCATAAGTCTTCCCGCACTGATCGGGCCTTCTTTCGGACTCTGACGGTGAAGTTGCCGATATAGCCAGATACGTCCTCTACCTCGCTGTAGGTCAGGAGGGTAATGTTGGGATGCCGACCGGCATCCATCATTTTGGGCCCAAGGATTCAGGTACTGCAGTCTAATGTGGGGAAAGTCTTATCCAGCTGAGCCATGCGGCCGCCGATGGAGGGCTCTCTCTCCACAAGATAGACCTGGTAGCCCGCATCGGCGATGGAGAGGGCGGCTTGGATGCCGGCAACTCCTCCGCCAACCACCAGAGCAGCCCTTGTGACAGGCTCGTGGCGGGGTTCAAGGGGCTGGTGAAAGGCAACCCTGGCTACCGCGGCCCGCACGAGCCTCTTG
This window harbors:
- a CDS encoding CoB--CoM heterodisulfide reductase iron-sulfur subunit A family protein — its product is MEKLRIGVYVCECGVNISATVDVNAVAEMASKLPGVVVTRIYKYMCSEPGQLLIQEDIRNLGINRVVVASCTPRMHEITFQRALEAAGLNPYYLEIANIREHVSWITKDREEATEKAKRLVRAAVARVAFHQPLEPRHEPVTRAALVVGGGVAGIQAALSIADAGYQVYLVEREPSIGGRMAQLDKTFPTLDCSTUILGPKMMDAGRHPNITLLTYSEVEDVSGYIGNFTVRVRKKARSVREDLCTGCGICEEKCPVKVVDNAFQAGMGKRKAIYRPFAQAVPNIPVIDRENCLWFTQGRCKACEKLCPAGAIDYEQQDQILELNVGAIVVATGFALWDPAKLPQYSYGLSPNIITGLQFERLVSGTGPTGGEILTAEGKKPERVAIIHCVGSRDVNAHPYCSRICCMYSLKHAHQVREYTGAEVYEFYMDMRAFGKGYEEFYERVQEEGVIFVRGRGAEVEVLPNGKLRVKGEDANLGKLVFVDVDMVILATAMEPQPDAERVAALFRLGRTPDGWFAEAHPKLRPVETATAGVFLAGACQGPRDIPDTIAHAEAAAMEVVKLFNEGEVLISPTVAVVNEAACVGCEECLPVCPYSAISRNIRGKAEVNPALCQGCGTCVATCPAHAITALHFTDQEIVAQIDGLLEYSVL